From one Nilaparvata lugens isolate BPH chromosome 2, ASM1435652v1, whole genome shotgun sequence genomic stretch:
- the LOC120350018 gene encoding uncharacterized protein LOC120350018 isoform X1 — protein sequence MDEISDLESTCDLFSDVGDSDDFIFPTSDESSDDDIFELRKRKKSFKSKKKKQACLQVEQYTCNATTNSSKSAAEVGSNNNNENQKEKQIFEEANNHVNISNTPNKNR from the exons ATGGATGAAATATCTGATTTAGAGAGTACTTGTGATTTATTTAGCGATGTAGGAGATAGTgatgattttatttttccaacttCAGATGAAAGTTCTGATGATGACATCTTTGAGCTACGTAAGAg AAAGAAGAGTTTCAAATCTAAAAAGAAGAAACAGGCTTGTCTCCAAGTTGAACAATACACATGTAATGCTACAACCAACTCTTCCAAATCTGCAGCAGAAGTTGggagcaataataataatgagaatcaaaaggaaaaacaaatttttgaggAAGCGAACAACCATGTTAATATTTCCAACACCCCAAATAAAAACAGGTAA
- the LOC120350018 gene encoding uncharacterized protein LOC120350018 isoform X2 yields MILFFQLQMKVLMMTSLSYVRERRVSNLKRRNRLVSKLNNTHVMLQPTLPNLQQKLGAIIIMRIKRKNKFLRKRTTMLIFPTPQIKTGSMKISLFIHQRKM; encoded by the exons atgattttatttttccaacttCAGATGAAAGTTCTGATGATGACATCTTTGAGCTACGTAAGAg AAAGAAGAGTTTCAAATCTAAAAAGAAGAAACAGGCTTGTCTCCAAGTTGAACAATACACATGTAATGCTACAACCAACTCTTCCAAATCTGCAGCAGAAGTTGggagcaataataataatgagaatcaaaaggaaaaacaaatttttgaggAAGCGAACAACCATGTTAATATTTCCAACACCCCAAATAAAAACAG GGAGCATGAAGATCTCGTTATTTATACACCAAAGAAAAATGTGA